One region of Solea senegalensis isolate Sse05_10M linkage group LG14, IFAPA_SoseM_1, whole genome shotgun sequence genomic DNA includes:
- the LOC122780565 gene encoding LOW QUALITY PROTEIN: 5-hydroxytryptamine receptor 3C-like (The sequence of the model RefSeq protein was modified relative to this genomic sequence to represent the inferred CDS: substituted 2 bases at 2 genomic stop codons), producing the protein MFNVMASQRLILISMVWFLMQAAPCSAFTVNCSEPNQPALLKALTPLFNLSSIRPVMNTSTCTNVNISLAIYGILGVVSLHLKKNKKSRXGVXVYNIFYINSSKDPCVEIVTLVFQDEKSQLLMSYIWLYYRWMNEFVSWDPTQCGSDRILLPRNKFWVPDIVINELMEDNSAPEVPYVYLYSNGLMLYSLPAKAVSSCNLDIYTFPFDVQNCTFTFNSFLLVATELKVFLDQSVEFMTERSKNIITTMGEWELLDITAAQKHGKYYTDDLRCSKYTQMAFYTQIVRRRATLYVVNLLIPSIFLITIDLFSFLLPPQSVDRSSFKMTLILGYTVFLLIMNDLLPTTGHAVPLLNVFFSLCLALMVASLLETILITNLLCGSVKVSPVPHWIQVLVLQILGFLVFLPHKAKHSDMEQSVAVIKLDTVERRPHEKGPVVENRVVQELRSLARDLRALRLQVEQKQLDGSQSSEDWIQVGLIIDRLLFGIYILFISVSFITITIVWHNSYSQ; encoded by the exons ATGTTTAATGTCATGGCATCCCAG CGACTGATTTTAATCTCCATGGTGTGGTTTCTAATGCAAG CAGCTCCATGCAGTGCCTTCACAGTGAATTGCTCTGAGCCAAACCAACCTGCCCTTCTGAAGGCTCTGACTCCACTCTTTAACCTGAGCTCCATACGACCTGTCATGAACACATCAACATGTACCAACGTCAACATTTCCTTGGCCATTTATGGAATATTAGGAGTGGTAAGtttacatctaaaaaaaaacaagaaatctCGATGAGGAGTTTAGgtgtataatatattttatatta ATTCTTCTAAGGATCCATGTGTTGAAATTGTTACTCTTGTCTTCCAGGATGAAAAGTCTCAACTCTTGATGTCATACATTTGGCTATATTAT agGTGGATGAATGagtttgtcagctgggatccaACCCAGTGCGGCTCAGACAGGATTCTTCTCCCCAGAAACAAATTTTGGGTGCCAGATATTGTGATCAATGAACT TATGGAAGATAACTCGGCCCCTGAGGTTCCATATGTGTACTTATATAGCAATGGTTTGATGTTGTATTCTCTACCGGCCAAAGCTGTGAGCTCCTGTAACCTTGATATTTATACCTTCCCATTTGACGTACAGAAttgcactttcactttcaactCCTTCCTCCTCGTAG CGACAGAATTAAAGGTTTTCCTGGACCAATCTGTAGAGTTCATGACAGAACGCTCCAAAAATATAATAACCACAATGGGAGAATGGGAGCTGCTGGACATCACTGCCGCGCAAAAGCATGGGAAGTATTACACCGATGATCTTCGAT GCTCTAAATACACCCAAATGGCATTTTATACTCAGATTGTAAGA CGCAGAGCCACACTCTATGTTGTGAATCTGCTGATTCCCAGCATCTTCCTCATCACCATTGACctcttcagtttcctgctgccTCCACAAAGTGTGGACAGGTCCTCCTTCAAGATGACCCTCATCCTGGGCTACACCGTCTTCCTGCTCATCATGAACGACCTGCTGCCCACAACTGGACACGCTGTACCTCTCCTAA AtgtgttcttctctctctgcctggcTCTGATGGTTGCCAGTCTACTGGAGACAATCCTCATCACCAACCTGCTGTGCGGCTCTGTCAAAGTCTCTCCAGTTCCTCACTGGATCCAAGTGCTTGTTCTTCAGATTTtaggttttcttgttttcctgccACACAAAGCTAAACATTCAG acatgGAGCAAAGTGTTGCAGTGATAAAGCTTGACACTGTTGAGCGACGTCCACACGAGAAGGGGCCAGTGGTGGAGAACAGGGTCGTGCAGGAGCTGAGAAGCCTGGCCAGGGACCTCCGGGCTCTCCGCCTCCAGGTAGAGCAGAAGCAGCTTGATGGAAGCCAAAGCTCGGAGGATTGGATCCAGGTGGGTTT